The following coding sequences are from one Bacteroidota bacterium window:
- a CDS encoding DUF4143 domain-containing protein, whose protein sequence is MIDRTLENIIAEKAFKKRTTIISGPRQTGKSALVDSILSKSRRKSVLIDAGDPMIKSQLENLNIEAIKRILGRTKLLVIDEAQKVTNIESVYKLINKTLPNVRVIIISTLNPNKNGNNSISNDVNSYELYPISYNELTENIGRDGARSQLKHRLIYGMYPKVISSKTPEKRNLIEIINNHLYKDILETDGIRKPSIIIKLLKKLALQVGKEINLAELSDLMDIDRKTIDNYISKLEEAYVIFRLQPLKRNLKNEIGKFHKIYFYDNGIRNALLSAFNPIDLRNDADALWENFLMSERIKQQNYSQNSSNKFFWRTHARQEINYIEEEENSFSAYDFNWSSKRKTKFPKTFINNYPTLKEKIITPVNYYDFIIN, encoded by the coding sequence ATGATAGACAGAACTCTAGAAAATATAATCGCAGAAAAAGCCTTTAAAAAGAGGACTACTATCATTTCCGGACCACGTCAAACCGGGAAATCAGCACTTGTAGATTCAATCTTATCAAAAAGCAGAAGAAAAAGTGTATTGATAGATGCAGGTGACCCAATGATAAAATCTCAATTGGAAAACTTAAATATTGAGGCGATTAAGCGCATTTTGGGCAGAACCAAACTACTGGTTATAGATGAAGCCCAAAAAGTGACAAATATCGAATCAGTATATAAATTGATAAACAAAACTCTGCCGAATGTCAGAGTAATTATAATTTCAACTTTAAATCCAAATAAAAATGGTAACAATTCTATTAGCAACGATGTTAACAGTTACGAGTTATACCCTATTTCATATAATGAACTAACTGAAAACATTGGGAGAGACGGTGCAAGATCACAATTAAAGCACCGACTTATTTACGGAATGTATCCTAAAGTGATAAGCAGTAAAACTCCGGAAAAAAGAAATTTAATCGAGATCATAAATAACCACCTATATAAAGATATTCTCGAAACCGATGGTATTAGAAAACCGAGTATCATCATTAAACTGTTAAAGAAGCTAGCGCTGCAGGTAGGTAAAGAGATTAACCTCGCAGAGTTATCTGATTTGATGGATATCGACAGAAAAACCATAGACAACTATATATCCAAATTAGAAGAAGCCTATGTAATATTCAGATTGCAACCATTAAAGAGAAACCTCAAGAACGAAATCGGGAAATTTCACAAAATCTATTTCTACGATAACGGCATTCGAAATGCCCTGCTATCGGCCTTCAATCCAATTGACTTGAGGAATGATGCAGATGCACTTTGGGAAAACTTTCTGATGTCGGAAAGAATTAAGCAACAGAATTATTCTCAAAACAGCAGTAATAAATTTTTCTGGCGTACACATGCCCGTCAGGAAATAAACTATATAGAAGAAGAGGAAAATAGTTTCTCGGCATACGACTTCAACTGGAGTTCGAAGAGAAAGACAAAATTCCCTAAAACATTTATTAACAATTACCCAACATTAAAAGAAAAGATAATTACCCCTGTCAACTACTACGATTTCATCATCAATTAA